The following DNA comes from Planctomycetia bacterium.
CCGTCCAGGTCCCGTACACCGAGGAGGTCGAGCAGACCTACACGGTTCACGTTCCGGTGTCCGAGGAGAAGACCGCGACCTACACGGTCATGGTTCCGAAGCAGGAAGAGAAGACCTCGACCTACTCGGTCCAGGTTCCCTACACCGAGGAGGTCGAGCAGACCTACACGGTGATGGTGCCCGTGTCGGAGGAGAAGTCCGCGTCCTACACGGTCCAGGTCCCGTACACCGAAGAGGTCGAGCAGACCTACACGGTGAACGTCCCGGTCCAGGAACAGAAGACCGCCACCTACACGGTGATGGTGCCCTACACCGAGGAGAAGGTTTCGACCTACACGGTGAAGGTTCCCTACACCGAGCAGGTCGAGCAGACCTACACGGTGAACGTTCCCTACACCGAGCAGGTGACCCACACCCACAAGGTGCAGAAGCGGGTCCCGGTCCAGGGCACGAAGACGGTGCAGGTCCGTGGCGGTCACTGGGAGACGCAGCAGGTCGAGGTCGGTGGCGGCGTCGACGCCAACGGCTGCCCCTGCCCGTCGAAGACCTGCTGCAAGCGGGTCTGGGTTCCCACGTGTGAGACCAAGGAAGTCCCCGTCACCACCTACGAGTGCGTGACCGAGGAGGTTCCCCACACGGTGAACGTGACCAAGTGCCGTCCGGAGCAGCGGAGCCGGATGGTCAGCGTGTCCAAGTGCCGTGACGAGGAGCGCACCCGGACCTACACGGTCACGAAGTGCCGCCCCGAGGAGCGGACCCGGTCCTACACGGTCACCAAGTACGTGCCGGAGACGAAGAGCCGCAAGGTCTCCGTCACCAAGTACCGTGCCGAGGAGAAGACTCGGACGTACACGGTCACCAAGCACGTGCCGGAGACGAAGAGCCGCAAGGTCTCCGTCACCAAGTACCGTGCCGAGGAGCGGACCCGCAACTACACCGTCACGACCTGCGTGCCGGAGCAGCGGACCCGGACCTACACGGTCACCAAGCACGTTCCGGAGCAGAAGAGCCGGAAGGTGAGCGTCACCAAGTACAAGGCCGAGACCAAGACTCGGGAGTACCAGGTGACCAAGTGCGTGCCCGAGACGATGACCAAGGAGGTCTCGTACACGGTCATGGTCCCGCAGCAGAAGGAAGAGTCGTTCACCGTGACGGTGTATGACTCCGTCCCCGAGACGAAGACCGAGAGCTACTCGGTCCGCGTCCCCCACACGGTGACGAAGGAAGTGCCGGTGCAGAAGTGCGTCACGGTCGCCGTCGAGGTGGCTGCTGACGGCTGCGGTGCCGGTGCCGACGGTGCCGGCGCTGCCGGCGGCGAAGGTGCCTGCGGCGGCTGCGGCGACGCGGGTGCCGGTGGTGCTGCCGCCGGTGACTGCGGTGGCAAGGCGAAGGGCTGCCGTCGTGGCTGCCGTCGCTGCAAGTAAGCACGCGGAAGGCGTCACGCGCTGAGGAAATAAGGGGGGGCCGGACGACCGATCGTCCGGCCCCCCCGCTCTTTTCCGCCGGCGGGGCTGGTGCCCGGCGGCGGCGTCTGCTGAAATACCGCCGGTTCGAACGCACCGGAGGCGGAAAGCATGCGGACAGGGAAGATCGCGGCGGCTGCATGGCCCGAGACATCACCCCCGGCCGCCGGGGCCGAGCCGGGGGGCTGGATCCGCGACGCCCGGCATGCGATTCGGGACGCGGACGCCGATTTCTTCCGCGTCGCGCCGTGGCGGTACTGGACCGACTTCCTCGTCAGCATCACGGCCGCCTACCTGGCGACGTCGGTCTACCTGACGGCCGCGGCCTGGTCGTGGCAGCAGGCGATCGCCTTTCCGATCGCGGCCTTCTGGCTCTACCGCCTCGGATCGCTGATCCACGAGGTCTGCCACCTGGGTCACGAGGAGCTTCCCGGGTTCAAGCTGGCCTGGAACGCGCTGGCGGGCGTCATGCTGCTGACACCGAGCCCGTTCTTCACCCGGCATCACCGTGACCACCACAGTCAGCGGTTCTACGGCACGGCCGAGGATCCGGAGTACGTGGCCAACGTCCTCGAAGGGGGCAACGCGGCGAGCCTGGCCGGCTACCTGCTGTACGTCGTCGCCTTTCCGCTCCTCGTCTTCCTGCGGTTCCTGCTCGTGCCGCTGACGTTCCTGCATCCGCGGCTGCGCGAGTGGACGCTGCGCAAGGCGTCGGCGCTGACGTTCAACCGCCGCTACGAGCGCCGGCTCACGGCCGCCGACCGGCGGGCGATCCTGGCCGTCGAGATCCCCTGCTTCCTGCGAGCCGCCCTGATCCCGACGCTCGTGATCCTCGGCGTCAACGAGTGGACGCGGATCCCGCAGCTCTACCTGCTGGCCCTGGCGACGGTGGCCATGAACCAGCTGCGGCAGCTGGCCGACCACCACTTCGCCGGCGACGGCAGCCGCGTGGGGCTCGAAGCCCACATCGCCGACTCATGCAACTTCACCGGCAACGACCCGCTGACGCTCTTGTTCTTTCCGTTCTCGATCCGCTACCACGCCCTGCACCACCTGTTTCCGTCGATGCCTTACCACAACCTGCAGGCCGCCCACGAGCACCTCGTGGCCAGCCTGCCCGGTGATTCCCCTTACCTGGCGCTCGACAGGCCGGGCTGGTGGAGCGTCGCCCGGCGGACGCTGTTCGGGGGGACGGTAGCGGGTTCACGAGCCGCCTAGCGACGGCGCCGGCGAGCCGGCGATGGACCGCGGCCGGGTGCGGCCTAGCGGTTCTTGAGCAGGTCGCGGATTTCCGTCAGCAGCAGTTCCTGCTTCGGCGGCTCCGGCGGGGCGGCGGTCTCCGCCGCCTTCGACTTCATCAGCCAGCCGAGGAACTTGACGATGAAGAAGAACAGGGCCGCGGCGAGGATCACGAAGCTGACGACGTCGCCGAGGAACTTGCCGTACGGGATGTCCTTTCCCGCGATCGTCAGGATCCATTTCTCGTAGCCCTTGTTGCCGGGCAGGATGACCGCCACCAGCGGCATGATGACGTTGTCGACCATGCTGGAGACGATCTTGCCGAAGGCACCGCCGATGATCACGCCCACGGCGAGGTCGATCACGTTGCCCTTGAAGGCGAAGTTCTTGAACTCCTCGAACAGCGAAAAAACCTGCTTCTCGGGGGCGGCCATCGTTTGTCTCCGGCGTCGTTGTGAGGGCGATCACCGGCGGCGATCGCGGGGCATCGAGTGGGTGGCGAGCGTACCGCCGCCGACCGGCGGGCTGCAAGGGGCCGGCCCCGATGCACGAGGCAGCGCCGCGGCGAACGCTTGCACCGGTCACCGAAATATGGATGCTTGACGGGACAGGTCCCGAGCACATTTTCCGAGGCAGGGGAGACGAGACATGACGGCGCGGTTCGGTGGAGCACGGCACGGCGCGGCGATCCGGCCCATGATCAATCGGTGTGGGGACGATCGGCGTGGGCCTGTGGTGGCCGGGGCCGCAGCCTTGGTCGCCTGTCTGACGCTGACGGCGACGGCCTGGGCCCAGCAGCAAGTGCAGGTGCAGGGCCAGGTGCAGGTGCAGGGCCAGGTGCAGCAGGCTCGGCCAGCGCAGGCCGAGGCTGCCGGGCGTCAGATCGAGGGCATTATTCAGGCCGAGGCTGCCGCGACCGTCAAGGCCTTCAACGCCGGAGATGCCGCTGCGATCGCCGGGATGTACCTCGAGGCGGGCGAACTCGTCGACGAGGATGGCAACGTGTTCGCCGGGCGGGCTGCGGTCAAGGACCTGTTCACGAAGTTCTTCGAGAAGTTTCCCAAGGCCGCGCTCGACATGGAGGTGACTGCCGCCCGGTCGATCGGCGACGCCGTCGTGGTCGAGGAGGGTGTCCGGCGGATCACGGCTGTCGCCGACGCCGCCGTCGCCCAGATGCGTTACGTCGCCGTGCGCGTCAAGCAGGCCGATCGCTGGCCGATCGCGTCGTACCGCGAGTTCGCCGACGACCCGACGCCGACGCCGCGGGAAATGCTGGCCGCCCTCGACTGGATGGTGGGCGACTGGGTGGACGAAAGCCCCGAGGGGCGGACGGCGATCTCCTACCGCTGGAGCGAGGACGGAAATTTCCTGCTTGGTGAGTTCAACGTCGCCATCGGCGGCAAGCCGGGCGGCAAGAGCGTCCAGCGGATCGGCTGGGATGCGGTCAAGGGGGAACTGCGGTCCTGGACGTTCGACTCCGATGGCGGCTTCAGCGAGGGGGAGTGGGGCGCCGGCGAGAACGGCTGGATCGTGAAGTCGGAGGCGACGATGCCCGACGGCAGCAGCGGCTCGGCCACCGTGATGATCGCGCAGCAGGATGCCGACCACTTCGTGATCGAAAGCACCGATCGGGTGATCGCGGGGGCGGCGGAGCCGGATTTCCGGGTCGTCGTGGCCCGCAAGCCTCCCGCGCCCGGGGCTGCGGAAGGCGGAGCCAAGCCCGTCGAGGGCCGCTGAGCCGGCCGGACGGGTTGCCGTGACATCGAACGTGAGCGGACGATTTCTTCGGAGTGCGAAAGGATGGCGATGAACATGCGTGCGATGTTCGCTGGATTGCGGTCGCTGGCCGTGGGCGTGGCGGTTGTCGGCACGGTGTTCGGCTCCGTGGCCAACGCCCGTCCGTCGGTGGGGCGGGCCGGGGGTGGCGGCGGCCGCGGGGCGGCGCACGCCCGGCCCCACGCGCCGGCGGCACGCCCGCAAATGCCCGCGGCGCGGCCCCGCATGCCGGCGGGGCGGCCGCAGGCCTCGGTCGCGCGTCCGCAGATGCCGGCCGCGCGGCCCCAGGTGCAAAACTTCCAACGGCCGAGCATGGGGGCTGCGCAGCGTCCCAACATGGCCCGACCCGCGCTGCCGAATGCGGGAGCGGTGCAGCGGCCCGCTCCCCCCGCCGCCGCGGTGCGTCCCGGTCTTGGGGGCGTGCGGCCAGGTGGCGGTGGTGTCGGTCCTGGCATGGCCAGCCGGCCTGGCAGTGGCTTCGCGACGCGGCCGGCGCCGATGCCCGCACCCGCTCCTGGTGGTGTCGCCGGTCCCATGACGCGGCCCGCCGGCCCGATGACGCGGCCCGCCGGTCCCGTGACGCGCCCCGGACTCGGCGCCGTCAACCGGCCGGCGTTTCCACAGGGGGGCGTCGGCGGTCCCGGTCTGAATCGGCCAGCGCCCGCGCCTGGCAACCTCGCCGGCGGCAACCGTCCCGGCGCTGGTGGCGACCGGCCTGGGCTCGGTGGCGACCGGCCTGGGCTCGGTGGCGACCGGCCTGGGCTCGGTGGCGACCGGCCTGGACAGGGGGGAAATCGGCCAGGAATCGGTGGGAATCGGCCGACGACCTTGCCCGGAACACTCGGCCCGGGTGACCGGCCAGGACTCGGCGCGAATCGGCCGACGACTTTGCCGGGAACACTCGGCCCTGGTGACCGGCCAGGGATCGGCGGCAATCGGCCGACAACGCTGCCCGGCGACCTCGGGACCGTCAACCGTCCGGGCCAGGGGGGCAACCGGCCCGGGATCGGCGGCGATCGGCCGGGTCTGGGCGGGAATCGCCCCGGGATCGGTGGCGACAGGCCGGGTCTGGGCGGGAATCGCCCCGGGATCGGCGGCAATCGCCCGACGACGCTGCCCGGAGACCTCGGTGCCTTCAATCGACCCGGCGGCGGCAACCGCCCCGGATGGGAGGGCAACAGACCGGGCATCGGCGGCAACCGTCCCGGAGCCGGTTGGAACCGTCCCGGTAACGGCAACACGTTCTGGAACAGCGGCAACTGGAACGGCAACAACTTCAACAACTTCAACAACAACAACTTCAACAACGTCAACGTGGGCGGAGGCTGGGGCTACCCGGGCTGGAACGGTGGCTGGGCCAACAACTGGAACAACGGCTATGTCAACCCGCACTACGGCGGCTGGTACAACAGCTGTTGGACCGGCAA
Coding sequences within:
- the mscL gene encoding large-conductance mechanosensitive channel, translating into MAAPEKQVFSLFEEFKNFAFKGNVIDLAVGVIIGGAFGKIVSSMVDNVIMPLVAVILPGNKGYEKWILTIAGKDIPYGKFLGDVVSFVILAAALFFFIVKFLGWLMKSKAAETAAPPEPPKQELLLTEIRDLLKNR